A window from Bombus pascuorum chromosome 12, iyBomPasc1.1, whole genome shotgun sequence encodes these proteins:
- the LOC132912606 gene encoding translation elongation factor 2 — MVNFTVDEIRAMMDKKKNIRNMSVIAHVDHGKSTLTDSLVSKAGIIAGAKAGETRFTDTRKDEQERCITIKSTAISMFFALEEKDLVFITNPDQRDKDEKGFLINLIDSPGHVDFSSEVTAALRVTDGALVVVDCVSGVCVQTETVLRQAIAERIKPVLFMNKMDRALLELQLDSEDLYQTFQRIVENVNVIIATYSDDDGPMGEVRVDPSKGSVGFGSGLHGWAFTLKQFSEMYAEKFKIDVVKLMNRLWGESFFNPKTKKWSKQKETDNKRSFCMYVLDPIYKVFDSIMNYKKDEADNLLQKLGIVLKPEDKDKDGKALLKVVMRTWLPAGEALLQMIAIHLPSPVTAQKYRMEMLYEGPLDDEAAIGIKNCDPNGPLMMYVSKMVPTSDKGRFYAFGRVFSGKVSTGMKARIMGPNFQPGKKEDLYEKAIQRTILMMGRYVEAIEDVPSGNICGLVGVDQFLVKTGTITTYKDAHNMKVMKFSVSPVVRVAVEPKNPADLPKLVEGLKRLAKSDPMVQCIIEESGEHIIAGAGELHLEICLKDLEEDHACIPIKKSDPVVSYRETISEQSNQMCLSKSPNKHNRLFMMACPMPDGLAEDIDSGEVNPRDDFKVRARYLNEKYDYDVTEARKIWCFGPDGTGPNILVDCTKGVQYLNEIKDSVVAGFQWATKEGVLSEENLRGVRFNIHDVTLHADAIHRGGGQIIPTTRRCLYACLLTASPRLMEPVYLCEIQCPETAVGGIYGVLNRRRGHVFEEQQIAGTPMFVVKAYLPVNESFGFTADLRSNTGGQAFPQCVFDHWQILPGDPMEPNSRPYQVVQETRKRKGLKEGLPDLNAYLDKL; from the exons ATG GTGAACTTCACGGTAGATGAGATACGTGCTATGAtggacaaaaagaaaaacatcaGAAATATGTCTGTCATTGCGCATGTTGATCATGGAAAGTCAACTTTGACTGACTCCCTTGTGTCTAAGGCCGGTATTATTGCTGGTGCTAAAGCTGGTGAAACCAGATTTACAGATACTCGCAAGGATGAGCAGGAACGATGTATTACAATTAAATCCAC aGCTATTTCTATGTTCTTTGCACTTGAAGAGAAAGACTTAGTTTTCATTACAAACCCTGATCAACGTGACAAGGATGAAAAAGGTTTCTTAATTAACCTTATTGATTCACCTGGCCATGTTGATTTCTCCAGTGAAGTAACTGCTGCTCTTCGAGTAACTGATGGAGCTCTTGTGGTTGTTGATTGTGTATCTG GTGTCTGTGTGCAAACGGAAACTGTACTTCGTCAAGCTATTGCTGAACGTATAAAGCCAGTATTGTTCATGAACAAAATGGACAGAGCACTTTTAGAACTTCAGCTTGACAGTGAAGATCTTTATCAAACTTTCCAGCGTATTGTTGAAAACGTTAACGTTATTATTGCAACATATTCGGATGATGATGGTCCTATGGGTGAAGTTAGA GTAGATCCTAGTAAAGGTTCAGTCGGTTTTGGTTCTGGTCTTCATGGTTGGGCGTTtacattaaaacaattttctgaaATGTATGCTGAGAAATTCAAAATTGACGTTGTAAAACTTATGAATAGATTATGGGGAGAATCTTTCTTTAACCCCAAAACTAAGAAGTGGAGCAAGCAGAAGGAAACAGACAATAAACGATCCTTTTGCATGTACGTCTTAGATCCAATTTATAAG GTATTTGATAGTATAATGAATTACAAAAAAGATGAAGCGGACAACCTGCTGCAAAAATTAGGAATTGTTTTAAAACCGGAAGATAAAGATAAGGATGGTAAAGCTCTTCTTAAG GTTGTCATGAGAACATGGTTACCAGCTGGAGAAGCTTTGCTTCAGATGATTGCTATTCATTTGCCATCCCCTGTTACCGCGCAGAAATATCGTATGGAAATGTTGTATGAAGGTCCGCTTGATGACGAGGCTGCAATTGGTATTAag AACTGCGATCCGAATGGACCACTTATGATGTATGTTTCGAAAATGGTACCGACCTCCGACAAAGGTCGTTTCTATGCTTTTGGTCGTGTATTCTCTGGGAAAGTAAGCACTGGAATGAAAGCACGTATTATGGGACCTAATTTCCAACCGGGTAAAAAAGAAGATCTTTATGAGAAAGCTATCCAGCGTACAATTTTGATGATGGGACGTTACGTTGAGGCGATTGAAGATGTGCCTTCTG GTAATATTTGTGGACTTGTTGGTGTTGATCAATTCTTAGTGAAGACTGGTACCATTACCACGTATAAGGATGCACACAATATGAAAGTTATGAAATTTTCGGTTTCACCTGTCGTCCGTGTTGCTGTTGAACCTAAAAATCCAGCAGATTTACCTAAATTAGTTGaag GTCTTAAACGTTTGGCGAAATCAGATCCTATGGTACAATGTATTATCGAAGAATCAGGAGAACACATTATTGCTGGTGCTGGAGAACTTCAccttgaaatttgtttaaaggaTTTGGAAGAAGATCATGCCTGTATACCCATTAAGAAATCGGATCCCGTTGTTTCTTACAGGGAAACAATTTCGGAACAATCGAATCAGATGTGTCTTTCAAAATCACCTAATAAGCATAATCGGTTATTCATGATGGCGTGTCCTATGCCTGATGGTCTCGCTGAAGATATCGATAGT GGTGAAGTTAATCCAAGGGATGACTTCAAAGTACGTGCACGTTATTTGAACGAGAAGTATGATTACGATGTAACCGAAGCTAGGAAGATTTGGTGCTTTGGACCTGATGGAACTGGACCCAACATTCTTGTAGATTGTACGAAAGGAGTACAGTATCTTAACGAAATCAAGGATTCTGTTGTTGCTGGATTCCAATGGGCCACGAAAGAG GGTGTTCTTTCGGAAGAAAACTTGAGAGGTGTGCGTTTCAACATTCACgatgtaacgttacatgctGACGCTATTCATAGAGGTGGTGGTCAAATTATTCCTACCACAAGACGTTGCCTTTATGCTTGTCTTCTCACTGCCTCTCCTCGACTTATGGAACCAGTTTATTTATGTGAAATTCAG TGCCCCGAAACAGCTGTCGGTGGTATCTATGGTGTGCTTAACCGAAGAAGAGGTCACGTATTTGAGGAACAACAAATTGCTGGTACTCCTATGTTTGTAGTTAAAGCATATCTTCCAGTTAATGAGTCCTTTGGTTTTACTGCCGACTTGCGTTCTAACACCGGCGGACAAGCTTTCCCTCAATGTGTATTCGATCATTGGCAGATCTTGCCCGGTGATCCAATGGAACCTAATTCTAGACCTTATCAAGTTGTGCAG